In a genomic window of Gopherus evgoodei ecotype Sinaloan lineage chromosome 14, rGopEvg1_v1.p, whole genome shotgun sequence:
- the MTG2 gene encoding mitochondrial ribosome-associated GTPase 2 produces the protein MLGSKILSSRTWALLDGLRQWKPAYSPHIQICLLPQQFKSWQRILSTNCAKCAKNQRLKQKRAISEEKLTRYFVDHRRVCVIGGRGGQGINSFHSEPRKEFGGPDGGNGGDGGHVILKADQQIKSLASVLPLYRGFDGERGRSKNCYGANGGCTYIKVPVGTVVKADGKIVADLAQHGEEYVAAYGGTGGKGNRFFLSNENRAPMTATLGESGQERVLHLELKTMAHAGLVGFPNAGKSSLLRAISNAKPAVAPYPFTTLNPHVGIVHYQDYEQVAVADVPGIIRGAHLNRGLGLAFLRHIEHCRFLLYVVDLSVSEPWIQLQDLKYELEQYEEGLSKRPHAVIGNKIDLPQSKTNLLLLKERVEQRVIPLSALTGDNLEALLLHLKDLYDAYVSTEQSCRQNPVKW, from the exons ATGCTGGGATCTAAAATCTTGTCATCAAGAACATGGGCTTTGCTGGATGGCTTACGGCAATGGAAACCTGCATATTCACCACATATACAGATTTGCTTATTGCCACAGCAGTTTAAGAGCTGGCAGAGGATTCTTTCCACAAACTGTGCAAAGTGTGCAAAAAATCAACGGCTGAAACAAAAAAGAGCAATATCAGAAGAGAAGCTG ACCCGATATTTTGTAGATCATCGAAGAGTGTGTGTGATTGGAGGCCGTGGAGGACAGGGTATTAACTCTTTCCACAGTGAGCCTAGAAAAGAGTTTGGAGGTCCTGATGGTGGAAACGGAGGAGATGGGGGCCATGTTATTTTGAAAG CTGACCAGCAAATCAAATCACTGGCTTCAGTCCTCCCATTATATCGAGGTTTTGatggagaaagagggagaagcaaAAACTGTTACGGAGCCAATGGTGGATGCACATATATTAAA GTTCCTGTAGGCACTGTAGTTAAGGCGGATGGGAAAATTGTGGCTGATCTTGCTCAGCATGGTGAAGAATATGTTGCCGCTTATGGAGGAACTGGAGGGAAGGGTAACCGGTTCTTTCTATCCAATGAGAATCGAGCACCAATGACAGCTACTCTAGGAGAATCAGGTCAGGAAAGAGTCCTCCATCTGGAGCTCAAGACTatggcacatgcagggctg GTGGGATTCCCCAATGCTGGGAAGTCATCACTTTTGCGAGCAATCTCCAATGCAAAGCCTGCAGTGGCTCCCTACCCATTCACAACCTTAAATCCACATGTAGGCATTGTTCACTATCAGGACTATGAACAAGTGGCAG TTGCTGATGTTCCTGGTATAATAAGAGGAGCTCATCTAAACAGGGGCCTTGGATTGGCCTTTCTGAGGCACATAGAACACTGCCGCTTTCTCTTATATGTGGTGGATCTGTCTGTGTCTGAGCCATGGATTCAGCTCCAAGACTTAAAATATGAACTGGAGCAGTATGAAGAAGGGTTGTCGAAGAGACCTCATGCTGTAATTGGGAATAAGATTGATCTACCTCAGTCGAAGACTAACTTATTACTTCTTAAGGAGCGAGTGGAGCAGAGAGTCATCCCACTATCTGCATTGACAGGAGACAATCTGGAGGCATTATTGTTGCACCTAAAAGATTTGTATGATGCTTATGTAAGTACTGAACAATCATGTAGACAAAACCCAGTCAAATGGTAG